The genomic DNA CTTCTATTTCATTCTTCGTTAATCTGCTGCTAGATTTGGCTTTTTTAAGCAAATATTAAAAATTTTCATGCAAAAAGAAAAGACAAAGAAGACTCGAAAGTCCCTCTGTCCTTGATACCTGAAAGTTTATCGCAGTTCATACGACCTGCGAATGTCCCCTTTGGTGGCTCCTCGTAAGGAACACTCTCCAGAGTTGCGTCAAACAAGAGTCCGCTTGCCTGAGAGATTCGCATCAGCTTGCTCCTTCGGCGCTACTTTCGACAGTAGACTCTCCCCTTGTTCTCATTCGCAAATATGTGATTGAAGCAAGCCGAAAATTCCGGCTGTTAACAGCAAATCGATTGCAGCAATTATATTTCTAAGTCAGCTTGTTCATACTAAGTATGAAACTAGTTCTATCTTATCATCGAACTACGTAAAATGACAATTATCTTTTCTATGAAAGCGTTCTATTTTTTCATATAAACGAACAATACATAGTTCCATATTTTGAATGTTCGTTCATGTACTTCATTTTACATTCGGAAAGGGTTTTCGTGTATGACGTTTACTATCCATCATGATCAATCCTGGACTCAAGATTTCCTTAAACGCTTGGACGAGGATGGTCCATGGGCGAATTGGGAGCTTTATAAACTTGCATTGGAAGCAGAAAAGAGCTTGATCATCCCTGAATTTCTCGGCTTACAGGCACCGAGGCATATTCCACATGTCCAGATCCTCCCCCACCAGTTGGAGGTAGCAAGGAAGGTCATCGAGGACATGAACGGAAAAGGAATTCTGGCAGACGAAGTAGGTTTAGGGAAAACGATTGAAGCCGGGCTAATCATGAAAGAATACATGATCCGAGGACTTGCGAAGAAAATTCTCGTCCTTGTGCCAGCTTCACTCGTCCTTCAATGGACCCATGAGCTGAACTCGAAATTCCTCATCCCTGCGGTTCCTCAGAAAAAGGCCTATGTGTGGGAGCAATGTGATGTTGTCGTGTCATCGATCGACACGGCCAAGCGAAGCCCGCATCGGGATATCGTCTTGAACCAGGATTATGACCTTATCATTATTGATGAAGCCCATAAGCTGAAAAACAAGAAAACGAAAAACTATGAATTCGTCCAGCACTTGAAGAAGAAATATTGTCTCCTTCTTACAGCAACACCGATCCAGAACCGGGTTGAAGAAGTCTTCAACCTCGTTTCGCTCTTGAAGCCGGGGCATCTCGGAAACGAAGAATATTTTGATGAAGCTTATCGATCCGGCAAATACGATGTTCAAAACGAGGAAAAGCTGAAGCAGCTGATCAACAAAGTAATGGTCCGGAACCGTCGGGAGGATACCGGTCTCAAATGGCCGAAGCGGATCGTCAAAACGATTCCAATCACCCTGTCCCCAAGCGAACGAACGCTTTATGACCGGATTACCAATACACGGAAAAATACAGCACTCGGGCAGCAGCATGCGTTTTCGACCATCACGTTGCAACGGGAGGTGTGCAGCAGTCGTGAAGCTGTTTTCCTAACCTTGAAGGCGATGTCGGAAAAAGAAGGGATCAGCGATGCGGCTCGCGAATCGGCACTTTCCCTCATGGAGGAGATTGAAAATGTCGATCGGAATTCCAAGGCGGAAAAAGCGCTAGAAATCATCCAGTCGATCGATGACAAAGTGATCATCTTCACCGAGTACCGGGCGACACAATTGTATTTGCAATGGTACTTAAAGCAGCACGGAATCAGCTCCGTTCCATTCCGTGGAGGATTCAAACGGAACAAGAAGGATTGGATGACGCACCTG from Pseudalkalibacillus sp. SCS-8 includes the following:
- a CDS encoding DEAD/DEAH box helicase — encoded protein: MTFTIHHDQSWTQDFLKRLDEDGPWANWELYKLALEAEKSLIIPEFLGLQAPRHIPHVQILPHQLEVARKVIEDMNGKGILADEVGLGKTIEAGLIMKEYMIRGLAKKILVLVPASLVLQWTHELNSKFLIPAVPQKKAYVWEQCDVVVSSIDTAKRSPHRDIVLNQDYDLIIIDEAHKLKNKKTKNYEFVQHLKKKYCLLLTATPIQNRVEEVFNLVSLLKPGHLGNEEYFDEAYRSGKYDVQNEEKLKQLINKVMVRNRREDTGLKWPKRIVKTIPITLSPSERTLYDRITNTRKNTALGQQHAFSTITLQREVCSSREAVFLTLKAMSEKEGISDAARESALSLMEEIENVDRNSKAEKALEIIQSIDDKVIIFTEYRATQLYLQWYLKQHGISSVPFRGGFKRNKKDWMTHLFKNHAKVLIATEAGGEGINLQFCQHIINYDLPWNPMRIEQRIGRVHRIGQEHDVHIYNFATENTIEEHILRLLYEKINLFENVIGDLDEILSRVGMKNIEQHIRDIFYDSETDGEVRIKMDNLTSLLTYSNEEGDSLASEGHS